In Triticum urartu cultivar G1812 chromosome 6, Tu2.1, whole genome shotgun sequence, the following proteins share a genomic window:
- the LOC125513586 gene encoding H/ACA ribonucleoprotein complex subunit 3-like protein, whose product MYLQFYTNEKGEKVYTTKKESPLGVPTQSAHPARFSPDDKYARQRYLLKKRFGLLPTQQPAQKY is encoded by the exons ATGTATCTCCAGTTCTACACGAACGAGAAGGGTGAGAAGGTTTACACCACCAAG AAGGAATCCCCTCTCGGTGTGCCGACGCAGTCTGCCCACCCAG CTCGTTTCTCCCCGGATGACAAGTACGCACGTCAGCGTTACCTGTTGAAGAAGAGGTTTGGATTGCTGCCAACCCAACAGCCCGCACAGAAGTACTGA